The following proteins are encoded in a genomic region of Corynebacterium atypicum:
- a CDS encoding ABC transporter permease: MAEPQPSQHEGSAVPDRAGAAAGDTDKKWAGKSRQKMLGNPGPVLDMRQGETMYLSIRDIRFARGRFALIGSVIALITLLIVMLTGLTHGLGKQNTSALDSLAPDRVVFAGGAPGEKPSIDFAESQIDASTAREWRHISGVQRVTALGAAQTRAELGGQATAVAVFGLPVGSQTPDGLTIKAGEAIIPEEIVEAEAVHAGSDAEASGGASRTKDAQASSTASEVANDRGNLIDLGGTKVPAGEETSTKYYSHLPVVWVDMDTWKTVSHLDKPTVLLVDGTPEKSAAAEVARRTGSQALPLTKAYQGLSAYQSERGSLLTMQGLLYGISALVIVAFLSVWTIQRTRDIAVLRALGASKRYVLTDALTQASIVVLAGAIGGGAVGAGLGAWVSGVVPFTLSWRTIAVPIIGVVALGIVAAVAATRKVAQIEPQIALGG, from the coding sequence GTGGCAGAGCCCCAGCCAAGCCAGCATGAAGGCAGTGCGGTTCCGGACCGGGCAGGTGCAGCGGCCGGGGACACAGACAAAAAGTGGGCAGGAAAATCCCGGCAGAAGATGCTGGGCAACCCTGGGCCAGTTCTAGATATGAGGCAAGGAGAGACGATGTATTTGAGTATCCGTGACATTCGTTTTGCTAGGGGGCGTTTTGCGCTTATCGGCTCAGTGATCGCGCTGATAACTCTATTGATCGTCATGCTCACGGGCCTGACTCACGGACTAGGAAAACAAAACACGTCCGCGCTGGACTCTCTAGCGCCGGATCGTGTCGTATTCGCCGGTGGCGCACCTGGTGAAAAGCCCTCGATTGATTTTGCAGAGTCGCAGATAGACGCGTCCACGGCCCGCGAGTGGCGGCACATTTCCGGCGTGCAACGCGTCACAGCATTGGGCGCGGCGCAGACTCGGGCTGAGTTGGGCGGGCAGGCGACGGCGGTGGCTGTCTTTGGGCTTCCCGTGGGGAGTCAAACGCCAGACGGCCTTACAATCAAGGCAGGTGAAGCAATAATTCCGGAGGAAATAGTTGAAGCCGAGGCCGTGCACGCCGGAAGCGATGCGGAAGCCAGTGGCGGGGCATCGAGAACTAAAGATGCGCAAGCTAGTAGCACGGCGTCGGAAGTAGCCAACGATCGCGGTAACTTGATCGATTTGGGCGGAACAAAGGTGCCAGCCGGGGAAGAGACGAGTACCAAATACTACAGCCATCTCCCAGTTGTGTGGGTGGACATGGATACCTGGAAAACGGTGTCTCATCTGGACAAGCCGACGGTATTGCTCGTCGACGGCACGCCGGAAAAGTCCGCCGCGGCCGAAGTAGCCAGGCGTACCGGCTCCCAGGCTCTGCCCTTAACCAAGGCCTACCAGGGGTTAAGCGCGTATCAGTCCGAGCGCGGTTCGCTGCTGACCATGCAGGGCTTGCTCTACGGGATTTCGGCACTAGTCATCGTCGCGTTTTTGAGCGTGTGGACGATTCAACGCACCCGAGACATAGCGGTTCTTCGTGCCCTTGGGGCGTCCAAAAGGTATGTGCTTACCGACGCCCTGACTCAGGCCAGCATCGTCGTGCTCGCCGGGGCCATCGGCGGCGGTGCGGTGGGCGCGGGCTTAGGGGCCTGGGTTAGCGGGGTGGTCCCCTTCACGTTGTCCTGGAGAACCATAGCCGTGCCGATCATCGGAGTGGTCGCGCTAGGGATCGTCGCAGCGGTGGCGGCGACCCGAAAGGTGGCTCAGATTGAACCGCAGATTGCTCTCGGCGGTTAA
- a CDS encoding DUF3662 and FHA domain-containing protein: protein MATLNRFARLDSALQRGLDNAFALVFGGRLVPAEIEELLKQEIEDNLYSEDGFTEAPNVFQVGISRKDLENLSEAYPNLPDLFADQLTRYIRNQGWVPAGPLSITLAEETGMRTGQLRASSYSDPHPAQGCGFDAIDSRPSGGESDPAPESKNMNYSDNTNQQFPPTEVSPAAGPGYGWSRPDQPDHSDRPAAAGRHSAPEDPAHAGYQEHPGYSGYADYPAPEPDPEPTAGRWRGEPEAADAQRAPSSPSVSLLLQDGSSRSYHVHEGSNIIGRSNTADLRLPDTGVSREHAEITWDGTDAVLTDLKSTNGTTVNETPVENWLLADGDVITMGHSHIEVHIIRPQNH from the coding sequence GTGGCTACCCTTAACCGCTTCGCGCGCCTCGACAGCGCCCTGCAGCGCGGCCTCGACAACGCTTTCGCGCTCGTCTTCGGCGGCCGGCTCGTCCCCGCAGAGATCGAGGAGCTGCTCAAGCAAGAAATTGAAGATAATCTCTACTCCGAAGACGGCTTCACCGAGGCCCCGAACGTATTCCAGGTAGGCATCTCCCGGAAGGACCTCGAGAACCTCTCCGAGGCCTATCCCAACCTGCCCGATCTCTTCGCCGACCAGCTCACCCGGTACATCCGCAACCAAGGCTGGGTGCCGGCCGGCCCGCTGTCCATCACGCTTGCCGAGGAAACCGGCATGCGCACCGGGCAACTGCGTGCTTCCTCTTATTCTGACCCCCATCCTGCGCAAGGCTGCGGGTTCGACGCCATCGATAGCCGTCCCTCCGGCGGTGAGTCGGACCCGGCCCCAGAAAGCAAGAATATGAATTACTCGGATAACACCAACCAACAGTTCCCGCCGACCGAAGTGAGCCCCGCCGCCGGCCCCGGGTACGGCTGGAGTCGGCCCGACCAACCCGACCATTCGGATCGCCCGGCCGCCGCGGGCCGACACAGCGCGCCCGAGGACCCGGCTCATGCTGGCTACCAGGAGCACCCCGGCTACTCCGGCTATGCGGACTACCCGGCTCCCGAACCTGACCCGGAACCCACCGCGGGACGCTGGCGCGGCGAACCCGAGGCCGCAGACGCGCAGCGCGCGCCCAGCTCGCCCAGCGTGTCGCTGCTGCTGCAAGACGGCTCGTCGCGCAGCTACCACGTCCACGAAGGCTCGAACATCATCGGCCGTTCTAACACGGCCGATCTCCGGCTCCCAGACACCGGGGTCTCCCGGGAACACGCGGAGATCACCTGGGACGGCACGGACGCCGTGCTCACTGACTTGAAGTCGACGAACGGCACCACGGTCAATGAAACTCCGGTGGAAAACTGGCTGCTCGCCGATGGCGATGTGATTACGATGGGCCACTCGCACATCGAGGTTCACATCATCAGACCGCAGAACCACTAA
- a CDS encoding sensor histidine kinase → MYTSRLTGILSSLRVGLHVLFALLLAIGSVRAWQASPHGWTLTLSAALGVWYLLGTTWDHRFAMGRTARDPGGLAYLWLAITCGLWAALLVASESFLWLLFPLVFVVLHVLGDGFLGISAVLGALLLGIGLPLLAAAHFRSLSSSANESTITGLGDATSDVAGNGTGVSVAVIVGPTIGVAFAVACRRTYRALSIEAANQKALAESLRHTVSELRRTQSRALAAENRAGRLAERERLAREIHDTLAQGFNSIVLFSRVARKAVASKDATAATERLEVISEVAQKNLAIARGLVAQAPGDALLAPNALLAPDALLAPDAPEAQKAPACGTAPGAPAEPSAPAASGAPPAPTHRDTNLPATLRALGAELTRQYGLPVAVHCPALAVPAGTALVLERVVRESLTNASRHSGASQARVTVTAWPGELSVDVHDDGRGFDPDHVPPGHYGLAGIRSRLDEVGGALSIDSSPAGTVVAARVPLPLPASDAEETAGSA, encoded by the coding sequence GTGTACACCTCACGATTGACCGGGATATTGAGCAGCCTCCGCGTCGGCCTGCATGTGCTTTTTGCGCTACTCCTAGCGATCGGCAGTGTGCGCGCCTGGCAGGCATCTCCCCATGGCTGGACTCTCACCCTGAGCGCAGCACTCGGGGTGTGGTACCTCTTAGGCACCACCTGGGATCACCGGTTTGCCATGGGACGCACCGCGCGCGATCCCGGTGGGCTGGCCTATCTGTGGCTGGCGATTACGTGTGGGTTGTGGGCGGCTTTGCTCGTAGCCAGCGAGAGCTTTTTGTGGCTTTTGTTCCCGCTGGTATTCGTGGTCCTGCACGTTCTAGGCGACGGGTTTCTGGGGATCTCTGCAGTGTTGGGGGCGTTGCTTCTGGGCATTGGGCTGCCATTGCTCGCAGCGGCGCATTTTCGGAGTTTGAGTAGTAGCGCGAACGAGAGCACGATTACCGGCTTGGGTGACGCGACGAGCGACGTCGCGGGCAACGGCACGGGCGTAAGCGTGGCAGTCATCGTCGGCCCCACCATCGGGGTGGCCTTTGCTGTGGCGTGCCGTCGCACGTACCGGGCGCTGAGCATCGAGGCGGCGAATCAGAAGGCGCTGGCTGAGTCTCTGCGGCATACCGTATCCGAGTTGCGGCGCACGCAGTCGCGCGCTTTGGCTGCCGAGAATCGGGCTGGCCGGCTAGCGGAGCGCGAGCGTCTGGCACGCGAGATTCACGATACGCTGGCCCAGGGCTTCAACTCCATCGTGTTGTTTTCGCGCGTCGCCAGAAAGGCCGTGGCTTCCAAGGACGCTACCGCCGCCACCGAGCGCCTCGAGGTGATCTCTGAGGTCGCGCAGAAAAACCTTGCCATCGCCCGGGGCTTGGTTGCGCAGGCGCCCGGCGATGCACTCCTCGCGCCCAATGCACTCCTCGCGCCCGACGCACTTCTCGCGCCCGACGCACCTGAAGCGCAGAAAGCGCCCGCCTGCGGCACAGCTCCCGGCGCGCCGGCCGAACCATCTGCACCAGCTGCGTCAGGTGCGCCACCCGCGCCTACCCACCGCGACACGAATCTTCCCGCAACCTTGCGGGCCCTCGGCGCCGAGTTGACCCGGCAGTACGGGCTGCCCGTCGCGGTCCACTGCCCCGCTCTTGCCGTGCCTGCGGGTACCGCACTGGTGCTGGAGCGCGTGGTGCGCGAGTCGCTAACCAACGCGTCGCGGCATTCGGGCGCAAGCCAGGCTCGCGTGACGGTGACCGCGTGGCCGGGCGAGCTCAGCGTAGACGTCCACGACGACGGACGCGGCTTCGATCCCGATCACGTTCCTCCCGGGCACTACGGGTTGGCGGGGATCCGCTCGCGGCTTGACGAGGTCGGCGGGGCCTTGAGCATCGATTCTTCGCCCGCGGGCACGGTGGTCGCCGCGCGCGTGCCGCTACCGTTACCGGCGAGCGACGCCGAAGAGACCGCCGGCTCGGCTTAG
- the amn gene encoding AMP nucleosidase, with the protein MAQSSAELVELPDARQAVTRLIELYEASVATAREAISSGDYARYADVVYPKLVVDVQSWRPIDRSEPFGYVDASGRYVAEIARPRVMERYLVEQLEALCTNYPCRILVGPSATRIPPEYIAGIGDVSEARRAGDLGDAVPRPTLDEVHDAIIDQHWEAFHGTEKPLFHFGPQRFDLACARIAHYTGISVDSLQKYILFTNYAMHTTEFVRFGLREIADPNSRYTELLLPDGTRLTAGDQVELEELDLGSKNQMPRFDLVTAAGDGLTMINIGVGPSNAKTITDCLAVLRPEAWIMIGHCAGLDGRMRIGDLILGNAYQREDSILDSRIDADIPIPAVPEVQRALEASVDEIYGGDHSLMRTGTVLSTGDRNWEWHTPKDLWEWLRGSTAVAVDMESCTLAANGYRFRVPYGTLLSVSDLPLHAVPKLPAQAQAFYTSSKEAHVMCAVRAMEKLARDPARLHTRKLRRTIGEVPFR; encoded by the coding sequence ATGGCGCAATCTTCTGCAGAACTCGTTGAGCTCCCCGATGCCCGGCAGGCGGTGACCAGGCTCATCGAACTTTATGAGGCGAGCGTCGCCACGGCCCGCGAAGCCATCTCCAGCGGCGACTACGCCCGTTACGCCGACGTCGTCTACCCCAAGCTGGTGGTAGATGTGCAAAGCTGGCGGCCGATCGACCGCTCGGAGCCGTTTGGCTACGTGGACGCCTCCGGCCGCTACGTTGCAGAGATCGCGCGTCCGAGGGTGATGGAGCGCTACCTCGTCGAGCAGCTCGAAGCGCTGTGCACGAACTACCCGTGCCGGATCCTGGTGGGGCCGAGCGCGACGCGCATCCCCCCGGAATACATCGCGGGCATCGGCGACGTGAGCGAGGCCCGCCGGGCCGGCGACCTAGGCGATGCGGTGCCGCGCCCGACGCTCGACGAGGTGCACGACGCGATCATCGACCAGCATTGGGAGGCCTTCCACGGCACGGAGAAGCCGCTCTTCCACTTCGGGCCGCAGCGCTTTGACCTTGCCTGCGCGCGCATAGCCCACTACACGGGCATCAGCGTGGACAGCCTGCAAAAGTACATCCTGTTCACCAACTACGCGATGCACACCACGGAGTTTGTGCGCTTTGGGCTGCGCGAGATCGCCGACCCGAACTCCCGGTACACCGAGCTTTTGCTTCCCGACGGTACACGGCTCACCGCCGGAGACCAGGTAGAGCTAGAGGAGCTCGATCTGGGCTCGAAGAATCAAATGCCGCGCTTCGATCTGGTGACGGCGGCGGGCGATGGACTGACCATGATCAACATTGGGGTCGGGCCGTCGAACGCGAAGACGATCACAGACTGTCTGGCCGTGCTGCGCCCCGAGGCGTGGATCATGATCGGCCACTGTGCCGGCCTCGACGGGCGCATGCGCATCGGCGACCTCATCCTGGGCAACGCCTACCAGCGCGAAGACTCTATTTTGGATTCGCGCATCGACGCCGACATCCCCATCCCCGCGGTGCCCGAGGTGCAGCGCGCGCTGGAGGCTTCGGTGGATGAGATTTACGGTGGCGATCATTCTCTGATGCGCACCGGTACCGTGCTCTCGACCGGCGACCGCAACTGGGAGTGGCACACGCCGAAGGACCTCTGGGAGTGGCTGCGCGGTTCCACGGCGGTGGCCGTGGATATGGAATCGTGCACGCTGGCGGCCAACGGGTACCGATTCCGGGTGCCGTACGGCACGCTGCTCTCAGTATCCGACCTGCCCCTGCACGCTGTGCCTAAGTTGCCCGCGCAGGCGCAGGCCTTTTACACCTCGTCGAAGGAAGCGCACGTGATGTGCGCGGTGCGCGCTATGGAAAAGCTGGCCCGGGACCCGGCGCGGCTGCATACCCGGAAGCTGCGGCGCACCATCGGTGAGGTGCCGTTCAGGTAG
- a CDS encoding NAD(P)H-binding protein — translation MTNVLILGAGGRTARRVIDLLAGVTGCQLTLFARDTDRIAHVPDGARVVTGDALDREALSEAITGQDIVFAALAGEVDEMAEGIITAMTAHHVDRLIFIAGLGIYDEVPGEFGERNRKLFGGYLTPYREAADMITDSALDYTILRPAWFIDGDDVDYEVTHRGEEFRGRVVTRQSVADVVASIVANPTRYSRDDIGISKPGSDELEPVLPGEEERGN, via the coding sequence ATGACTAACGTTTTGATCCTCGGAGCAGGCGGGCGTACCGCCAGGCGCGTCATCGACCTTCTCGCCGGAGTCACCGGCTGTCAGCTGACGCTTTTCGCCCGCGATACTGACCGCATCGCCCACGTCCCCGACGGCGCCCGCGTGGTCACCGGCGACGCACTCGACCGCGAGGCACTTTCCGAGGCCATCACCGGCCAGGACATCGTCTTCGCCGCGCTGGCCGGCGAGGTCGATGAGATGGCCGAAGGCATCATCACCGCCATGACCGCCCACCATGTCGACCGCCTCATCTTCATCGCGGGCCTCGGCATTTACGACGAAGTCCCGGGCGAATTCGGTGAGCGCAACCGCAAGCTCTTCGGCGGCTACCTCACCCCCTACCGCGAGGCCGCCGATATGATTACAGATTCCGCCCTCGACTACACCATCCTCAGGCCCGCCTGGTTCATCGACGGCGACGACGTCGACTACGAGGTCACCCACCGCGGCGAGGAGTTCCGCGGCCGCGTGGTCACCCGGCAGTCCGTCGCGGACGTCGTGGCCTCGATCGTCGCCAACCCCACCCGCTATAGCCGCGACGACATCGGCATTTCCAAGCCCGGTAGCGACGAGCTCGAGCCGGTTCTTCCCGGCGAAGAGGAAAGAGGAAATTAA
- a CDS encoding peptide MFS transporter encodes MNPTDNSSRPDNGGHSSPGEQTSKAPGSTSTSAASPAAEERSEEAHFDFANPDVTSVKASVKKSRKFFGQPWGLANLFGIELWERFSFYGMQALLTYYLFYSVTEGGLGMDESAAVSLVGAYGGFVYICSLAASFVADRLFGAERTLFYSAILVMVGHIALAVIPSYAGLAIGLVCIGLGSGGVKTASQVVLGDLYAREDPRRDAGFSIFYMAVNIGAFFGPLLTGAVWGMAGFHWGFGLAAIGMAAGLIQYILMRKTTIADAGSEIPNPLPHSQYLPWLIGVIVGVIVIAVLIGTGVIRIEWLSSIMATIAFVAAAWLLVQMNASPLTTPVERSRLIGYIPLLIGGVLFFAIFQSQFTVLALYSDQRLDRSFFGIELAPSQVQAFNPLFIIIFAGIFAVMWTKLGTRQWSSPVKFGVANLIIGVSLFVFVPFSNSGQNGTPLVVVVGILFLFTMGELLLSPVGNALATKVAPKAFKSRLFAVWLMALSMGTALSGVLGQYYDPSDPAVERTFFITVGIAALVIGAVLISLRKWVLRKFVDVR; translated from the coding sequence ATGAACCCCACAGACAACAGCAGTCGCCCAGATAACGGTGGTCATTCCTCCCCGGGCGAGCAGACCTCGAAGGCACCCGGGTCGACCTCAACCTCGGCTGCTTCCCCAGCAGCCGAGGAACGCAGCGAAGAGGCGCACTTCGACTTTGCCAACCCCGACGTCACCTCCGTCAAGGCGAGCGTCAAAAAGAGCCGCAAGTTCTTCGGCCAGCCCTGGGGGCTAGCCAACCTCTTCGGCATCGAACTGTGGGAGCGCTTCAGCTTCTACGGCATGCAGGCGCTACTGACCTACTACCTGTTCTACTCGGTCACCGAGGGCGGGCTCGGCATGGATGAGTCGGCCGCCGTCTCGCTGGTCGGCGCCTACGGCGGCTTCGTCTATATCTGCTCCCTGGCCGCCTCCTTTGTGGCCGACCGTCTCTTCGGCGCGGAGCGGACCCTGTTCTATTCCGCCATCCTGGTCATGGTCGGCCACATCGCGCTAGCCGTGATCCCCTCCTACGCCGGCCTTGCCATCGGCCTCGTGTGCATCGGGCTGGGCTCCGGCGGTGTCAAGACGGCGTCGCAAGTCGTCCTGGGCGACCTCTACGCCCGCGAGGATCCGCGCCGCGACGCCGGCTTCTCCATCTTCTACATGGCCGTCAATATCGGCGCCTTCTTCGGCCCGCTGCTCACCGGCGCAGTCTGGGGCATGGCAGGCTTCCACTGGGGCTTCGGCCTGGCGGCCATCGGCATGGCGGCGGGATTGATCCAGTACATCCTCATGCGAAAGACGACGATCGCCGACGCCGGCAGCGAGATCCCCAACCCCCTGCCGCACAGCCAGTACCTGCCGTGGCTCATCGGCGTGATCGTCGGCGTGATCGTCATCGCGGTCCTCATCGGCACCGGCGTGATCCGCATCGAGTGGCTCTCTTCCATCATGGCCACCATCGCGTTCGTCGCGGCCGCCTGGCTCTTGGTCCAGATGAACGCCTCCCCGTTGACCACCCCGGTCGAGCGGTCCCGCCTGATCGGCTACATCCCGCTCCTCATCGGCGGCGTGCTCTTCTTCGCCATCTTCCAGTCGCAGTTCACCGTGCTGGCCCTCTACTCGGACCAACGCCTGGACCGCAGCTTCTTCGGCATCGAGCTCGCCCCGAGCCAGGTGCAAGCCTTCAACCCCCTGTTCATCATCATCTTCGCCGGCATCTTCGCCGTGATGTGGACCAAGCTGGGCACCCGGCAGTGGTCCTCGCCGGTCAAGTTCGGCGTGGCCAACCTGATCATCGGCGTATCGCTGTTCGTCTTCGTTCCGTTTTCTAACAGCGGCCAGAACGGCACCCCGCTGGTCGTCGTGGTCGGGATCCTCTTCCTGTTCACCATGGGCGAGCTGCTGCTCTCACCGGTGGGTAACGCCCTGGCCACCAAGGTCGCCCCGAAGGCCTTTAAGTCGCGGCTCTTCGCGGTGTGGCTGATGGCGCTGTCGATGGGCACCGCGCTCTCCGGCGTCCTTGGCCAGTACTACGATCCCTCGGATCCCGCCGTCGAGCGCACCTTCTTCATCACCGTCGGCATCGCGGCGCTCGTGATCGGCGCGGTACTGATCAGCCTGCGCAAGTGGGTGCTGAGGAAGTTCGTCGACGTCCGCTAG
- a CDS encoding succinic semialdehyde dehydrogenase, with the protein MSPITVTSPSSGDHLGEVAEHSAAETTAAFVAARRAQRQWQETAVTRRKQILLRLHDAILQRQDEILDLIQRETGKSRASAFEEVMDVAITARHCAYAAGRLLAPRRARGALPILTRTRVERDPVGVVGVIAPWNYPFSLAASDAIAAIAMGNAVVLKPDSQTPLSALKAAELLADAGLPEHVFQVVTGSGRVVGQAIAHECDYLMFTGSTATGRELAAIAGRRLIGYSAELGGKNPLIVAPDADLARTVPGVRAACFSNSGQLCISAERIYVHRDIAERFIPAFVDAVASMRISGGLDWEADMGSLISAQHCERVAGMVDDAVRGGARVLTGGRRLPDLGPAFYAPTVLADVPEDAALYREEVFGPVVTVEVVDSIATAIERANDTRYGLNASVWAKPATGSRIASRLHASTVNVNEGFSAAWASMDAPMGGWKDSGLGRRHGAEGLTKYTESRTVAVQKVASISGNALVPPETLAKTVTLALRWGKRIIR; encoded by the coding sequence ATGAGCCCCATCACGGTCACCTCCCCCAGTTCCGGCGACCACCTCGGCGAGGTAGCCGAGCACTCCGCCGCCGAGACCACGGCGGCCTTCGTCGCCGCCCGCCGCGCGCAGCGCCAGTGGCAGGAAACCGCGGTAACCCGGCGTAAGCAGATCCTATTGCGCCTCCACGACGCCATCTTGCAGCGCCAGGACGAGATCCTGGATCTGATCCAGCGCGAGACCGGCAAGTCGCGCGCCAGCGCGTTTGAAGAGGTCATGGACGTCGCCATCACCGCCCGCCACTGCGCCTATGCTGCAGGACGCCTGCTGGCGCCCCGGCGCGCCCGCGGCGCACTTCCCATCTTGACGCGCACTCGCGTCGAGCGCGACCCGGTCGGCGTGGTCGGAGTGATCGCCCCGTGGAACTACCCATTTTCGCTCGCCGCCAGCGACGCGATCGCGGCCATCGCGATGGGAAATGCCGTGGTGCTCAAGCCGGATTCGCAGACCCCCTTGTCCGCGCTGAAGGCCGCGGAGCTGCTGGCCGACGCGGGGCTGCCCGAGCACGTCTTCCAGGTGGTCACGGGCAGCGGCCGGGTGGTGGGTCAGGCGATCGCGCACGAGTGCGACTATCTGATGTTCACCGGCTCGACCGCCACCGGACGCGAACTGGCGGCCATCGCCGGGCGGCGCCTCATCGGCTATTCCGCCGAGCTGGGCGGCAAGAACCCGCTGATCGTCGCGCCGGATGCGGATCTCGCCCGTACCGTGCCGGGGGTGCGGGCCGCCTGCTTTTCTAACTCCGGCCAGCTGTGCATCTCCGCGGAGCGGATTTACGTCCACCGGGACATCGCCGAGCGCTTTATCCCGGCCTTTGTGGACGCGGTCGCGAGCATGCGGATCTCCGGGGGCCTGGATTGGGAGGCGGACATGGGCTCCTTGATCTCTGCGCAGCACTGCGAGCGCGTCGCGGGCATGGTTGACGACGCCGTGCGCGGCGGCGCCCGCGTACTCACCGGCGGGCGGCGTCTGCCCGACCTGGGCCCGGCCTTCTACGCTCCGACGGTCCTGGCCGACGTCCCGGAAGACGCCGCGCTCTATCGCGAGGAAGTCTTTGGCCCGGTGGTCACCGTCGAGGTGGTCGATTCGATAGCGACCGCCATCGAGCGGGCCAACGATACCCGCTATGGGCTCAATGCGAGCGTGTGGGCGAAGCCCGCAACGGGCTCCCGGATCGCCTCCCGGTTGCACGCGAGCACGGTGAACGTCAACGAGGGTTTCTCCGCGGCGTGGGCTTCGATGGACGCACCGATGGGCGGCTGGAAGGACTCCGGGCTGGGCCGGCGCCACGGCGCGGAGGGCCTGACCAAGTACACCGAATCGCGCACCGTGGCGGTGCAGAAGGTGGCGTCGATCTCTGGCAATGCGCTCGTTCCCCCTGAGACGCTGGCGAAGACAGTGACGCTGGCGTTGCGGTGGGGCAAGCGGATCATCCGCTAG
- a CDS encoding FHA domain-containing protein FhaB/FipA, giving the protein MDSLVLMGFRIGLLALLWLFIFFALRAMRRDTINASGAAQTKRRGGREARESKPQESRAPANFITVAEGPLRGSHMELAGWNDIVLGRSEQCDFVLGDDFASGRHARLFRRGSEWFIEDLDSRNGTFLSGLRIDQPERVATGADIRVGRTTVRLVP; this is encoded by the coding sequence ATGGACTCGCTCGTTCTCATGGGCTTCCGCATCGGCCTGTTGGCGCTGTTGTGGCTTTTCATTTTCTTCGCACTGCGCGCTATGCGCCGCGATACGATCAACGCCTCCGGCGCCGCGCAGACTAAACGCCGCGGAGGCCGAGAAGCCCGCGAGAGCAAACCCCAGGAATCGCGAGCCCCGGCCAACTTCATCACCGTGGCCGAGGGCCCGCTGCGCGGCTCGCACATGGAGCTGGCTGGCTGGAATGACATCGTGCTGGGGCGCAGCGAGCAATGTGACTTCGTCTTAGGCGACGATTTCGCCTCCGGGCGGCACGCGCGGTTGTTCCGCCGCGGCTCGGAGTGGTTTATTGAAGATCTCGATTCGCGCAACGGCACCTTCTTGTCGGGGCTGCGTATCGACCAGCCCGAACGGGTGGCTACCGGCGCGGATATCCGCGTCGGTCGGACGACAGTGAGGTTGGTGCCGTGA
- a CDS encoding PspC domain-containing protein: MAGFASSPLHRSSVDRWIGGVCGGIAETYDWDPTLVRLITVLLLYFAGTPIIIYLILWVIMPLD; this comes from the coding sequence ATGGCTGGCTTCGCATCCTCCCCGTTACACCGCTCCTCGGTCGACCGCTGGATCGGCGGGGTCTGCGGCGGAATCGCCGAAACCTACGATTGGGATCCGACCCTGGTGCGCCTCATCACGGTTCTGCTGTTGTACTTCGCCGGGACGCCCATCATCATCTATTTGATCCTGTGGGTGATAATGCCGCTGGACTAA
- a CDS encoding response regulator: MNQAQPHYVRVMLIDDHPVVRAGLRAILDSFDDVAVVAEGSRGEEAIELAAQLAENTRPAAGINAGGEVSMSSRPGSAPGASSIPGGEAATASHWDGGSIDRSRPVSWPGPVDVVVMDLQMPGIGGVEATRRLRAAGGPPVLVLTTYDTQADILAAISAGALGYLLKDAPEDELHRAVIATARGDRTLSPEVATALAERVSAPFEALSAREIEILAALETGASNKQIAQQLFISLATVKTHLVHIYQKLGVDNRTAAISAARARKLI, translated from the coding sequence ATGAACCAAGCGCAGCCCCATTACGTCAGGGTCATGCTCATCGACGATCACCCCGTGGTGCGCGCCGGCCTGCGTGCGATTTTAGATTCGTTTGACGACGTCGCGGTGGTCGCCGAAGGCTCCCGTGGCGAGGAGGCAATCGAGCTCGCCGCGCAGCTAGCCGAGAATACTCGCCCAGCTGCGGGCATAAACGCAGGTGGCGAGGTATCGATGAGTTCCCGCCCAGGGAGCGCGCCAGGCGCAAGCTCAATCCCGGGTGGCGAAGCAGCCACGGCTAGCCACTGGGACGGCGGCAGCATAGATCGCAGCCGCCCCGTAAGCTGGCCCGGCCCCGTCGACGTGGTGGTAATGGATCTCCAGATGCCCGGAATCGGTGGGGTGGAGGCGACCCGGCGGCTGCGGGCTGCCGGCGGCCCGCCGGTGTTGGTGCTGACCACCTATGACACGCAGGCCGATATCTTGGCTGCCATCTCGGCGGGGGCGTTGGGCTACCTGCTCAAAGACGCGCCCGAAGACGAACTCCACCGGGCCGTCATCGCCACCGCGCGGGGCGACCGCACGCTTTCCCCCGAGGTAGCCACCGCGCTGGCCGAGCGGGTTTCCGCGCCCTTCGAGGCCCTTTCGGCTCGCGAGATCGAGATCCTCGCCGCGCTAGAAACCGGGGCCTCAAATAAGCAGATCGCCCAGCAGCTCTTTATCTCGCTGGCCACGGTGAAGACCCACCTGGTGCACATCTACCAGAAGCTCGGGGTGGATAACCGCACCGCCGCGATCTCCGCTGCGCGCGCCCGAAAGCTCATTTAG